Genomic DNA from Pseudofrancisella aestuarii:
TCTGGAAAAACTTAAAAACCAATTTTCTGATTCTATAGAAACTTTTAATCCAGCAAATGGAAAATTATTAGCTAAAGTTAAGAACGAAAACTTAACTGATATGGAAACTGCTATTAATAAAGCTGAAAAAGCTTTTCTAGAATGGCGTAAATATCCAGCTCCAAAACGTGGTGAGCTAGTTCGCTTGATTGGTGAAGAGCTACGTAAAAATAAAGACTCATTAGGCACTTTAGTTTCTCTAGAAATGGGGAAATCTAAACAAGAGGGTGATGGTGAAGTACAGGAAATGATTGATATGGCAGATTTTGCTGTTGGTCAATCTCGTATGTTATATGGCTCAACTATGCACTCGGAACGTCCTGAGCATAGGATGTATGATCAGTGGCATCCTTTAGGGATTGTTGGAGTTATTTCTGCTTTTAACTTTCCTGTAGCTGTTTGGTCATGGAATGCTTTTGTTGCTGCAATTTGTGGTAATACAGTTATTTGGAAGCCTTCTGAGAAGACGCCTTTATGTGCTATTGCAGTTCAAAATATTTGTAAAAAGGTTATTAAAGAACATGGTTATCCTGATATATTTCATACTGTGATTTCTAAAGAGATAGAAGTATCTAAAGCTATGGTAAATGATAAAAGAGTAAATCTTGTGTCATTTACAGGTTCTACTAAAGTTGGAAAACAAATAGCAGAGCAGGTAGCTAGTCGTTTGGGTAAATGTATATTAGAACTTGGTGGTAATAATGCAGCTATCCTAGATGAAAGTGCAAATCTAAAAATAGCTATACCAGGAGCAGTTTTTGGAGCAGTTGGAACAGCTGGGCAACGTTGTACTACACTTCGTAGATTATTAGTTCATAAATCGATTTATGAGACAGTAAAAGAAAAAATGATAAATGCATATAAGCAAGTCAAAGTAGGAGATCCTCTTGATCAAAAAAATCTAATGGGACCATTAATCGATCAAGATTCCGTTAAAAACTTTGCTCGTACAGTTAATGAAGCACAAAAACAGGGTGGCAAACTTCTAGCTGGTGGAAAAGTATTAGATAAAGAAGGCTTCTTTGTCGAGCCAACAATTATTGAA
This window encodes:
- a CDS encoding L-piperidine-6-carboxylate dehydrogenase, with protein sequence MYEIAKLGMGLEKLKNQFSDSIETFNPANGKLLAKVKNENLTDMETAINKAEKAFLEWRKYPAPKRGELVRLIGEELRKNKDSLGTLVSLEMGKSKQEGDGEVQEMIDMADFAVGQSRMLYGSTMHSERPEHRMYDQWHPLGIVGVISAFNFPVAVWSWNAFVAAICGNTVIWKPSEKTPLCAIAVQNICKKVIKEHGYPDIFHTVISKEIEVSKAMVNDKRVNLVSFTGSTKVGKQIAEQVASRLGKCILELGGNNAAILDESANLKIAIPGAVFGAVGTAGQRCTTLRRLLVHKSIYETVKEKMINAYKQVKVGDPLDQKNLMGPLIDQDSVKNFARTVNEAQKQGGKLLAGGKVLDKEGFFVEPTIIEANNNMNIVKEENFCPILYIMSFETIEEAIKINNSVDYGLSSSIFTDNLQNAELFLSASGSDCGIANVNIGTSGAEIGGAFGGEKDTGGGREAGSDAWKAYMRRQTNTINYGKNLPLAQGIKFNLED